Genomic DNA from Acidobacteriota bacterium:
CTTGACCAATCCTCGAAGCATGACCCGAAGCCGGGTCTGCGTCTCGACCAGCGCAGCTCGTGAATGGAGCAACGATCGCTGCTCGAGCGTCGACGGCGATCGCGGGTGAATCGGTTTGATCAGCTCCAGATCGGAAAGCGACATGCGTGCGAGCAGCTCCGCATCGACGCGATCGTTCTTGTTCCGGCTCTCTGCGATCAAACGTACTCGCTGTGGATGGCAGACCACCGGCTCATGATCAAGCTCTTCGAGAAGCGGCGCGATCCAGCTCGCATGAGGGCCCGCTTCCAGCACCACCCGGCTTCTCTCCCGGTGCCGGAAGAAATCCCCCAACGCTGCTGGAGTAGTCGGGATCTTCGCCTCGACGATCACTTCTCGTTCCTGGGTCATTACGCAGATCTGGCTGTACTGATCATGGATATCAATGGCAATATGGTTCACGGCTGGTCTCCTCTTCTGGGCTTCGAGCCCGTCTAACGTGGGATGCACGATCAAATCGTGACATCGTTCGAGGGGACCGGCCTACTCATCGTCTCTGGGGGTGGCTCGCGAATCATCGTCATGGCGAGCGGGGGGAATCATTCATGAGCCCGCGCCCAGATCCTTCGCCGTCCTTCGGCGGCTCAGGATGACGAGTTGTGAAGGCGTCGATCGTGTCCGGGGAAACTCGTAAATCGCGGTTGAAGAGGCTGGCGCGACCTTAACCGCTTCTCTCGGGTTTTCGATATGAGCAACAGCCCGCGAAGACGTTTTCATCTGGATCTGAGCTTCCTTCGGTACCAGTCACGCAAGCTCGTGACGGTGCGGCTCGGCAGGAGCCTCGCCCTTCCGGCGATGCTGGAGATCGCGCGAGCATGAAACGGCGCGACCCGGCGCTTCGTTTAAGATGCAGATCGAATCGCGGAGCTCGAACGATGGACGGGACGTGGAATGGCAATCGATAAGAAGGCGCTGGACGACCTCAGGATCGACCGTGGCGATGAGGAGCCCCGTTCGCCTGCCGGCCGCTGGGTGGCCGCGGGGGTCCTCACTGTGATCCTTCTGGCCGCCGTCTGGGGGTTCGCCGCCCGGAACCAGGCACCCGAGGTGACGGTCGAGGAAGCGGTGGCGCTCAATGTCGGAGGTTCGGCGGACGCGGCAACTGTTCTCAACGCCAACGGTTATGTCACTGCCCGACGGGCGGCCACGGTTTCCTCGAAGGTCACCGGGCGGGTGACGGCGGTTCTCGTCGAGGAAGGAATGGTCGTCGAGGAAGGGGAGATCCTCGCGAGGATCGATCCGGCCACACCAGAGGCGGCGCTCCGGCTCGCGCAGGCTCAGGCCCGAGCGACCGAGAGCGCGCTGAGGGAAACCGAGGTTCGGATCGAGGAGGCCCGGCTCGATCTCGAGCGGGCGGAGCGGCTGGCTCGGGAACGAGTCGCGAGCCAGCAGGATCTCGATCGCGCCCGCACCACGCTCCGGGCTCTCCA
This window encodes:
- a CDS encoding transposase; this translates as MNHIAIDIHDQYSQICVMTQEREVIVEAKIPTTPAALGDFFRHRERSRVVLEAGPHASWIAPLLEELDHEPVVCHPQRVRLIAESRNKNDRVDAELLARMSLSDLELIKPIHPRSPSTLEQRSLLHSRAALVETQTRLRVMLRGLVK